A stretch of DNA from Bacteroidota bacterium:
GAAAGTAAGGTTAATTGCCACACGAACTCCAATGACTGACTGCTTCCCAAATGACGATGGCGTGGATACCTTTGTGAAGAGTATTGATGTTATAAAGAACTGGAATGGTAATCAAGCTAACTCTCCTATAACCGGTACATGGAAAGGGAATTCCACTCAATTTGGCGATACTTTGTATGAAGTATCATTTTATTACGATACAATTAAAAAGGCGACTTACATTAAAAATTTATTAAGAACAAATTGTTTTGATGATGATATTTCACTTGGATATATCGTATGGGCTGGTCAGGGCCGTAAAACGGATTGTGTTTTTGATTTCATAGCTCAAACATTTGTTGATAATAAGGACAGTATTGTAATAGACTATAGAGTTGAAGGCCCCTCACCACAATATTTATGGACCAGGTATCGGTTTACTGGAAAGCGTAACTAGTAGGTTAAGTTTGTTGGGCTGCATTCTCGACCAGTTGTTTCAGCAACCCGTTTCTTTTCTGCAAAAAAGCAGTCATGTATCTTTTTAAAATCGACACATCAAATAGGCGGCCTAAAACACCCAGCGGAGTGGTGTAAGAAAACTCATCAGTCATCAGCGTGCCTTGCTCAGTAGCGGCAAAACGGTGTATATGTTTCATGGTTTTAAAGGCACCGGATACCATCTCGTCCACAAATAAATTCGGAAACTCTAATTGGGTGATTTTAACAGTTAGACATTGTTTAATTCCAAAATGAACAGCTTCCCAAGTAACCGTTTCACCAAATTCTATTAAACCGTTAGTTCGTCCTGCTACAGCTTTTTCTCGCGTCTGGACGGTAGATAGCAGATGCACATCAATGTTTCTTGCAAGATTAAAGCAAGTTTCAATCGGGGCATTTATTCGGGTTTCGAGTGTTATGGTAGCCATATCTATCAGCTACCATCGTACAAATTCAACCTCTTCAACATTTTCGGGATCCATATTCAGTAAAATATCTTCTGCTTTTTTCCACGAGCTTTCATCGGTATACAGTACTCCGTCCATAAAATCAGAATATTCTTCAGAAACAGTAAGCACTAATTTATCGGGCGAAGGCTGGCTGTATAGTAGCGGATAAATCAAATAGGGCTTATTAGTCCCTGCATGGTAAAGCACAAAATACAGGTGGTTTTTATGGGTTTTTGAAGTTTTGTATTTTGCATCCACCAACATAGAGCCCCCTTCTTCATCTTCGTCTTCATCGCCTTCCCCAAATTCATTACCTGCACCGGTAACAAAAAACTCACTACTATCAATAGCACCCATAAAAATCAAATAAATGCTCAGCAAGTTCTTGTTTTTTAACTCAACCACGGCTGAGTCGCCTGCATCATCCA
This window harbors:
- a CDS encoding SRPBCC family protein — protein: MATITLETRINAPIETCFNLARNIDVHLLSTVQTREKAVAGRTNGLIEFGETVTWEAVHFGIKQCLTVKITQLEFPNLFVDEMVSGAFKTMKHIHRFAATEQGTLMTDEFSYTTPLGVLGRLFDVSILKRYMTAFLQKRNGLLKQLVENAAQQT